In the Candidatus Binatota bacterium genome, one interval contains:
- a CDS encoding 3-alpha,7-alpha,12-alpha-trihydroxy-5-beta-cholest-24-enoyl-CoA hydratase: MPIDRDQAMAYEFPEGTGSYTNDEVILYHLGVGAGVPATDAGELEYTYEKDLKVLPSFVTTVLLSGGGSMMSVPGLEFNPMMLLHGEQDIEIHRPLPPEAKMKGRTRIADIFDKGKAALTILENSVSTEDGEPLFTTRMALFMRGEGGFGGESGPPAANQAPDREPDAVFESETLPQQALLYRLNGDKNPLHCDPEFAAMGGFDVPIIHGLCSYGITCKAVVDGMLDGDPTRLARYQARFKGVAWPGETYQVRCWNEDGKILVEAWSKDRNEAIITNAAVTLR; the protein is encoded by the coding sequence ATGCCCATAGATCGCGACCAGGCCATGGCTTACGAGTTCCCCGAGGGAACCGGTAGCTACACGAACGACGAAGTTATTCTCTACCACCTCGGCGTGGGCGCCGGCGTGCCCGCCACCGACGCGGGCGAGCTTGAGTACACCTACGAGAAGGACCTCAAGGTGCTGCCCAGCTTTGTGACCACTGTGCTTTTGTCGGGCGGCGGGTCAATGATGTCGGTGCCGGGCCTGGAGTTTAACCCGATGATGCTGCTGCACGGCGAGCAGGACATCGAGATCCACCGGCCGCTGCCGCCCGAGGCAAAGATGAAAGGGCGCACGCGCATCGCCGATATTTTTGACAAGGGCAAGGCGGCGCTGACCATACTCGAGAACAGCGTCTCTACCGAGGACGGCGAGCCCCTGTTCACCACCCGCATGGCGCTGTTCATGCGCGGCGAGGGGGGCTTCGGTGGCGAGTCGGGTCCGCCGGCTGCCAACCAGGCGCCCGACCGCGAGCCCGACGCTGTGTTCGAATCCGAGACCCTGCCGCAGCAGGCGCTGCTCTACCGCTTGAACGGCGACAAGAACCCGTTGCACTGCGACCCCGAGTTCGCCGCCATGGGCGGCTTCGACGTTCCCATCATCCACGGCCTGTGCAGCTACGGCATTACCTGCAAGGCGGTGGTAGACGGCATGCTCGACGGCGATCCCACGCGCTTGGCCCGCTACCAGGCGCGCTTCAAGGGCGTGGCCTGGCCGGGCGAGACCTACCAGGTTCGCTGCTGGAATGAAGACGGAAAGATCCTGGTCGAGGCCTGGTCCAAGGACCGCAACGAGGCCATCATCACCAACGCT